A window from Diachasmimorpha longicaudata isolate KC_UGA_2023 chromosome 5, iyDiaLong2, whole genome shotgun sequence encodes these proteins:
- the LOC135162147 gene encoding fasciclin-2 isoform X2: MACLCGRPTAVAIIVLVNLALANGPFLEVLPPGDPQSRPTGSRLMLTCKQNGADPNLVTNLQWLDPYDRPVESRSSLQSKSGSTGPSLYTEPHPDASLSLVFNPLRDEQAGTYTCTANYANEPLNKSVQVDAIDALKWQDAPEHQYAILNEEALIKCKVTARPAPTVTWLKDDQPILTNDHYIVETHALKISNVQMEDQGAYTCQAAVVRSGEFDERKISVEVHEKPKIEEWQSQVEIIEGRTETIVCKARGIPPPRYSWVKSLTKENLTTVDRFRVDSEEGVLTINNVNREDAGEYQCIAENAAGTANVDIRVDVMSKPKIMEFLNRTMPVGKQVEITCKAFGRPPPEVTFKKQTSTKPFVKGLQPEEDRIQLQAMYDNQRGETVASLTIQNILRKDDGLYECIATNKVATAYKSGHLTVEFPPSFESMDNQTMWSWEQRPINLTCIAESIPNATIRWLLNDMEIERSDIGNGFRVIGNGPISTLTVSPSDTRFYGNYKCVASNIHGKRDKLIVLKEAGKPGIVLESRMASLTATTISFNVVLPPTEPELPLQTISVQYKAVDQNWPDAKNRTWSISSPYVLENLKPETRYEFRFRVRNQVGESNWGANLVQITPQRTIPSAPKMKMLKENANYDESLFAEQYEVQWIAPSDNGEPIQDYDVRHCEMIRIDDKFEVLDGTCRNEPVKGPRLNHWLRNLKPNTFYRADVKARNIIGYGEPGAVLFKTAAANPSKPEFYNHEISSAAVIGIVVAILFIIIVIIDVICCCAHKTGIIFYVCERSRRKPVDEEDAKLGSLYGWRFPLPYCDQKMANVAGVTAIQDSGSGKNTIKLVKHTSIEEKEPLKEEKKITPIIDSGLRRETSITFDGKRSVSKTGFVGKDSAV, encoded by the exons CATTAGCCAATGGACCATTTTTGGAGGTTTTACCACCTGGCGATCCGCAGTCAAGGCCAACTGGAAGTAGGCTTATGCTAACGTGTAAACAGAATGGCGCTGATCCTAATCTTGTTACAAATCTTCAGTGGTTGGACCCCTACGACAGGCCCGTTGAGTCTCGGag CTCACTTCAATCAAAATCGGGTTCAACCGGCCCCAGTTTATACACCGAGCCGCATCCGGACGCGAGTTTGTCACTCGTGTTCAATCCACTGAGGGATGAACAAGCTGGAACATATACTTGCACGGCGAATTACGCTAATGAACCGCTCAATAAGTCGGTTCAGGTTGATGCTATTG aCGCTCTAAAATGGCAAGACGCCCCCGAGCATCAATACGCCATCCTCAACGAGGAAGCTCTCATAAAATGCAAAGTGACAGCCCGCCCGGCGCCGACCGTAACTTGGCTGAAAGACGACCAACCGATCTTGACGAACGACCACTATATTGTGGAAACTCATGCCCTCAAAATCAGCAATGTCCAAATGGAGGATCAAGGCGCCTACACTTGTCAAGCCGCAGTGGTTCGCTCCGGAGAATTTGATGAGCGCAAGATATCCGTTGAGGTACACGAAAAACCCAAGATCGAAGAATGGCAATCACAGGTAGAAATCATAGAGGGTAGAACAGAAACGATAGTCTGCAAAGCTCGAGGTATTCCACCCCCTCGTTACTCCTGGGTGAAATCCCTGACCAAAGAAAATCTGACGACAGTCGATCGCTTCAGAGTGGACTCGGAGGAGGGAGTTTTGACCATCAACAATGTAAATCGCGAGGATGCTGGGGAATACCAGTGTATCGCTGAGAATGCAGCGGGAACTGCAAATGTCGATATTCGAGTTGATGTGATGTCCAAGCCGAAGATCATGGAATTCTTGAATAGGACAATGCCAGTTGGCAAACAGGTGGAGATAACGTGCAAAGCATTTGGTCGTCCTCCACCAGAGGTAACATTCAAAAAACAGACAAGTACAAAGCCATTCGTCAAGGGCCTACAGCCTGAGGAAGATAGAATTCAGTTGCAAGCAATGTATGACAATCAGAGAGGTGAGACTGTTGCTAGCTTGACCATTCAGAATATATTGAGAAAGGATGATGGACTGTATGAATGCATTGCAACAAATAAGGTTGCAACTGCTTACAAGAGTGGACACTTGACTGTAGAGTTCCCACCGTCCTTTGAGTCCATGGACAATCAGACGATGTGGTCCTGGGAACAGAGGCCGATCAACCTAACTTGCATTGCTGAAAGTATTCCCAATGCCACAATCAGGTGGCTGTTGAATGATATGGAGATCGAGAGATCGGACATTGGTAACGGATTCAGAGTCATTGGGAATGGTCCCATCAGCACACTCACTGTATCACCTAGTGATACAAGGTTTTATGGAAATTATAAGTGCGTGGCCAGCAATATTCATGGAAAACGAGACAAGCTAATTGTGCTGAAAGAGGCTGGCAAACCTGGAATTGTTCTCGAGTCAAGGATGGCCTCGTTAACTGCCACGACTATTTCGTTTAATGTTGTTCTACCACCCACTGAACCCGAACTACCGCTACAGACTATTTCTGTTCAGTACAAGGCGGTCGACCAGAACTGGCCAGATGCGAAAAACCGAACCTGGTCGATAA GCTCACCATACGTCTTAGAGAATTTGAAACCCGAGACGAGGTATGAATTCAGATTCCGAGTGCGTAATCAGGTAGGTGAGAGTAACTGGGGGGCAAACCTCGTCCAGATTACACCTCAGCGTACGATACCATCAGCTCCGAAAATGAAAATGCTAAAGGAGAATGCAAATTACGACGAGTCACTCTTTGCCGAGCAGTATGAGGTACAGTGGATTGCCCCATCAGACAATGGTGAGCCCATTCAAGACTACGACGTTCGTCATTGTGAGATGATACGTATAGATGATAAATTCGAGGTGCTGGATGGCACATGTAGAAACGAGCCAGTCAAAGGACCCAGACTGAATCATTGGCTGAGAAATCTCAAGCCAAATACCTTCTACAGAGCTGACGTCAAAGCCCGCAATATCATTGGCTATGGAGAGCCAGGCGCTGTCCTATTTAAAACTGCAGCAG caAATCCATCGAAACCCGAATTCTACAATCACGAGATCTCGAGTGCTGCTGTTATTGGAATAGTCGTTGCAATTCTCTTCATCATAATTGTAATTATCGACGTTATTTGCTGTTGTGCACATAAAACAG GCATTATTTTCTATGTGTGCGAACGATCACGGAGGAAACCAGTGGATGAAGAGGATGCAAAACTCGGCAG TCTTTACGGTTGGCGGTTTCCATTGCCGTATTGCGACCAAAAAATGGCCAATGTGGCCGGTGTAACGGCGATCCAAGATTCGGGTAGTGGAAAGAATACCATTAAGCTGGTCAAACATACCTCCAT